In one window of Phalacrocorax carbo chromosome 22, bPhaCar2.1, whole genome shotgun sequence DNA:
- the SYF2 gene encoding pre-mRNA-splicing factor SYF2, whose amino-acid sequence MAAAAVSALGGLGAPDPDEGGSSGSEDEARPGTAAAAAAQKREERLRKFRELHMKRNEARKLNHQEVVEEDKRLKLPANWEAKKARLEWELKVEEKKKECAARGEDYERVKLLEISAEDAERWERKKKRKNPDLGFSDYAAAQLRQYQRLTRQIKPDLEQYEKLKEQYGEALYPTSDSLLHGTHVPSKEGVDRMVADLEKQIEKREKYSRRRPYNDDADIDYINERNAKFNKKAERFYGKYTAEIKQNLERGTAV is encoded by the exons ATGGCGGCGGCTGCGGTGTCGGCGCTGGGCGGTTTGGGGGCTCCCGATCCCGATGAAGGG GGTTCCTCGGGCTCGGAGGACGAGGCGAGGCCTggcacggcggcggcggccgcagcGCAGAAGCGGGAGGAGCGGCTGCGCAAGTTCCGAGAGCTCCACATGAAGCGA AATGAGGCTCGCAAGCTGAATCACCAAGAAGTGGTGGAAGAAGATAAAAGACTTAAATTGCCAGCAAACTGGGAAGCCAAAAAAGCTCGGCTGGAGTGGGAGCTGaaggtggaggaaaaaaagaag GAATGTGCAGCAAGAGGAGAAGACTACGAGCGAGTTAAACTGCTAGAGATCAGTGCTGAGGATGCCGAgagatgggaaaggaaaaagaagaggaaaaatccaGATCTAGGATTTTCAG ATTACGCGGCTGCTCAGCTGCGCCAGTACCAGAGGTTAACTCGGCAGATCAAACCCGACCTGGAGCAGTACGAGAAGCTGAAAGAGCAGTA CGGTGAAGCGCTTTATCCCACCTCTGACAGCCTTCTCCACGGAACTCACGTGCCATCTAAGGAAGGGGTTGATAGAATGGTTGCAGATCTTGAGAAACA GATTGAGAAGCGTGAAAAATACAGTCGGAGACGTCCTTACAACGACGATGCCGACATCGACTACATCAACGAGAGGAACGCCAAGTTCAATAAGAAGGCGGAGAGGTTCTATGGGAAGTACACGGCTGAGATTAAACAGAACTTGGAGAGGGGAACAGCTGTCTGA